One genomic segment of Brassica napus cultivar Da-Ae chromosome A3, Da-Ae, whole genome shotgun sequence includes these proteins:
- the LOC106419550 gene encoding thiol protease aleurain-like: MSVRAIQSLVVLVILIGSHESTPIPDGLRKVEEAFVKILGQSSHLLSFARFTHKYGKKYQHAEEIKHRFSVFKENLDLIRSTNKKDLSYKLGVNQFADMTKEEFQRNKIGASQHPFATSKGSHSPTKRALLQTSAPSAKDWREDGVVSRVKNQGSCLEGSWAFSATGAVESAYHIKHGTGIELSEQQLIDCSSSFGSAGCIDGHPYQAFDYMKSKGINNATQYPYLAVQGLCRSNSDSVVNVTGYVAVALQQRDELELMKAVGTIGPVSVSLGVSSTLQHYISGVFTGSDCEVSSVQHHALVVGYGNDGSRDYWIIKNSWGENWGDNGYFKLERGSNMCGKLFL, encoded by the exons ATGTCTGTGAGAGCAATCCAATCATTGGTGGTTCTGGTTATTCTCATCGGATCCCATGAGTCCACTCCTATCCCCGACGGTCTCCGGAAGGTAGAGGAAGCCTTTGTCAAGATCTTAGGCCAATCCAGTCACCTTCTCTCCTTCGCTCGCTTCACTCACAA GTATGGGAAAAAGTATCAGCATGCGGAGGAGATAAAGCACCGTTTCTCGGTGTTCAAAGAGAATCTTGATTTGATCAGATCCACCAACAAGAAAGACTTATCTTACAAACTCGGTGTCAATC AATTTGCTGATATGACCAAAGAAGAGTTTCAAAGGAACAAGATCGGTGCTTCGCAACACCCCTTTGCCACTTCAAAGGGCAGCCACAGTCCCACAAAAAGAGCGCTTTTGCAAACCTCAGCTCCTAGTGCT AAAGACTGGAGAGAAGATGGTGTTGTTAGCCGGGTCAAAAATCAGGGATCATGTTTAGAAGGTTCTTGGGCATTTAG CGCAACTGGAGCTGTTGAGTCAGCTTACCATATTAAACATGGTACCGGAATAGAATTATCTGAGCAACAGCTGATAGATTGTTCGTCATCCTTCGGTTCAGCTGGCTGCATTGATGGTCATCCTTACCAAGCCTTTGATTACATGAAATCCAAAGGAATCAACAATGCCACACAGTATCCTTACCTAGCTGTCCAAGGACTGTGCAGAAGTAACTCGGACTCTGTTGTAAATGTCACAGGATATGTCGCTGTCGCTTTG CAACAGCGTGATGAACTTGAACTGATGAAAGCGGTTGGAACCATCGGGCCAGTTAGCGTATCATTAGGCGTTTCATCCACACTCCAGCATTACATCAGCGGAGTCTTCACTGGTAGCGACTGTGAAGTTTCA AGCGTCCAACATCATGCTTTGGTGGTTGGTTATGGAAATGATGGAAGTCGCGACTATTGGATTATAAAGAACTCATGGGGAGAGAATTGGGGCGATAATGGTTACTTCAAGTTGGAGAGGGGAAGTAACATGTGCGGtaagttatttttatga
- the BNAA03G08870D gene encoding uncharacterized protein BNAA03G08870D, translating to MEHRKSYVLVALFALLLLTDIVIAASDGGKDNGNNGQGQLEKAKGEDAGKGKGNGNGPKDKEKEKKDKKEKDEKEKKAKKEKEKKEKEEREKKDKEMKEKEKKEKERKEKEKRDKEQSEAAARYRVLSPLPTGQEQAMCQAKGACYYKTLVCPGECPKRKPTKNRNTKGCFIDCTSKCEATCKWRKTNCNGYGSLCYDPRFVGGDGRMFYFHGSKGGNFAIVSDNNLQINAHFIGTRPAGRTRDFTWVQALNVMFETHNLVITANRVTQWDENSDAFTLRYNEEFITLPEDEQTEWRATSGKREIVIERTDERNSVRVLVSGLVQMDIRVRPIGKEENRVHNYQLPQDDAFAHLETQFKFLDLSELVEGVLGKTYRPDYVSSAKVGVPMPVVGGEDKYQTPSLFSPTCRLCRFKPHEEPLSADI from the exons ATGGAGCACAGAAAGTCATACGTGCTTGTAGCTCTCTTCGCATTGCTTCTCTTGACCGATATTGTCATTGCTGCGAGCGATGGCGGCAAAGACAACGGTAATAACGGCCAGGGACAACTAGAGAAGGCTAAAGGAGAAGATGCTGGCAAAGGCAAAGGCAACGGTAACGGTCCAAAGgacaaggagaaagagaagaaggacaagaaggAGAAAGacgagaaggagaagaaggccaagaaggagaaggaaaagaaagagaaagaggagaGGGAAAAGAAGGACAAGGAaatgaaggagaaggagaagaaggaaaaagagaggaaggagaaggagaagagggACAAGGAGCAGAGTGAAGCAGCTGCTAGATACAGGGTGCTTTCACCATTGCCTACAGGACAAGAGCAAGCCATGTGCCAGGCTAAGGGTGCATGTTATTACAAAACTCTTGTTTGTCCCGGTGAATGTCCCAAGAGGAAGCCCACCAAGAACAGAAACACCAAAGGTTGCTTCATTGACTGCACTAGCAAATGCGAAGCTACATGCAAAT GGAGAAAAACGAACTGCAACGGCTACGGTTCTCTATGCTACGACCCTAGATTTGTTGGAGGGGACGGTAGGATGTTCTATTTCCACGGATCTAAAGGAGGAAACTTTGCGATCGTTTCAGACAACAATCTCCAGATCAACGCTCACTTCATCGGTACAAGACCCGCTGGAAGAACCAGAGACTTTACATGGGTTCAAGCCCTAAATGTCATGTTCGAAACTCACAACCTCGTGATCACAGCCAATAGAGTGACACAATGGGATGAAAACTCTGACGCATTTACCCTTAGATACAACGAAGAATTCATCACACTACCTGAAGACGAACAAACCGAGTGGAGGGCAACTTCGGGAAAAAGAGAGATTGTCATCGAAAGAACCGACGAGAGAAACAGCGTGAGAGTACTTGTCTCTGGTCTTGTTCAGATGGACATCAGAGTAAGACCTATAGGGAAAGAAGAGAACAGAGTTCACAACTATCAGTTGCCTCAAGATGACGCTTTTGCCCATCTTGAGACTCAGTTCAAGTTCTTAGACCTAAGTGAGCTCGTGGAGGGCGTTTTGGGGAAAACCTACCGTCCTGATTACGTTAGCTCCGCCAAGGTTGGAGTTCCAATGCCTGTGGTGGGAGGAGAAGACAAATACCAAACGCCTTCTCTGTTCTCGCCGACTTGTAGACTCTGCAGGTTTAAGCCTCATGAAGAACCACTCTCTGCTGATATctaa
- the LOC106419694 gene encoding thiol protease aleurain-like, which yields MSMRAILSLVVLVLLIGSHESTPISDALKKLEDLFAKILGQSDDVLSFARFTQKYGKKYQNKEEIKHRFSVFQENLDLIGSTNKKGLPFKLGVNKFADLTNQEFLRNKFDCSRFGIFKGRHNVTDTTTIPSAKDWTKAGIVSPVRDQGQCEAGWAISSVGAVEAAYRKKYPLGRISLSEQQLLDCSTTNTGCDGGAAANAFQYNVERKLSQLSSSLPLQRYTGKIYGVGVGVSFDENKLKQWVASIGPVTVGFHVTNSFAFYEEGVYTSDECGDTTEDLNHFMLVVGYGVEDGVPYWLIQNSWGADWGEKGYIKVEMGKNMCGVAAYAAYPILW from the exons ATGTCTATGAGAGCAATCCTATCATTGGTGGTTCTGGTGCTTCTCATCGGATCCCATGAGTCCACTCCGATCTCCGACGCTCTAAAGAAGCTAGAGGACTTGTTTGCCAAGATCTTAGGCCAATCGGACGACGTTCTCTCCTTCGCTCGCTTCACTCAAAA GTATGGGAAAAAGTATCAAAACAAGGAGGAGATAAAACACCGTTTCTCGGTGTTCCAGGAGAATCTTGATTTAATCGGATCCACCAACAAGAAAGGCTTACCATTCAAACTCGGTGTCAATA AATTTGCTGATTTGACCAACCAAGAGTTTCTAAGGAACAAGTTTGATTGTTCTCGCTTCGGCATTTTCAAGGGCAGACACAATGTCACAGACACAACCACAATTCCTAGTGCT AAAGACTGGACAAAAGCTGGTATAGTTAGCCCGGTTAGAGATCAGGGACAATGTGAAGCTGGGTGGGCAATCAG CTCAGTTGGAGCTGTTGAGGCCGCTTACCGAAAGAAATATCCACTCGGCCGAATTTCCTTGTCTGAGCAACAGCTTCTGGATTGTTCTACAACTAACACTGGATGCGATGGCGGGGCTGCTGCCAACGCCTTTCAGTACAACGTAGAGCGCAAATTAAGTCAACTATCAAGCAGCTTACCCTTACAGAGGTACACAGGGAAAAT CTATGGCGTAGGCGTAGGCGTTTCG TTTGACGAAAATAAACTGAAGCAATGGGTCGCATCCATCGGGCCAGTCACCGTAGGATTTCACGTTACAAACTCATTCGCTTTTTACGAGGAAGGAGTCTACACTAGTGATGAGTGTGGAGATACTACAGAG GACTTGAACCATTTCATGTTGGTGGTTGGCTATGGAGTTGAAGACGGTGTCCCATATTGGCTTATACAGAACTCGTGGGGAGCGGATTGGGGCGAGAAAGGTTACATCAAGGTGGAGATGGGGAAGAACATGTGTG GTGTTGCGGCATATGCAGCGTACCCCATTCTGTGGTGA
- the LOC106419722 gene encoding zinc-finger homeodomain protein 12-like, translated as MGFLYNECLKNQAVSFGGYALDGCGEFMPKSTTILTDPPSLSCDACGCHRNFHRRDPSSVFIHRTNSPPPPPPLQPATSTHLLLSLSGSGFSGPSDQDMGKISTVDRKRKRTKFTVKQKVMMRAFAERAGWKINGCDDEYVREFCREVGVEREVLKVWIHNNKYFANGRNRNTTSSMFQKL; from the coding sequence ATGGGTTTCTTGTACAACGAGTGCCTTAAAAACCAAGCGGTCAGTTTCGGCGGCTACGCTCTTGACGGCTGCGGTGAGTTCATGCCCAAGTCCACCACCATCCTCACAGACCCTCCGTCCCTTAGTTGCGATGCATGTGGCTGCCACCGCAACTTCCACCGCCGTGACCCTTCCAGCGTCTTCATTCACCGTACCAACTCACCGCCGCCTCCACCACCGCTGCAGCCAGCTACATCCACGCACTTGCTTCTCTCTCTCAGCGGCTCCGGTTTCTCTGGACCCTCGGATCAAGACATGGGTAAAATCAGTACGGTGGACAGGAAACGTAAGAGGACAAAATTCACGGTGAAGCAGAAGGTGATGATGAGAGCTTTCGCAGAGAGAGCTGGTTGGAAGATCAACGGCTGTGATGATGAGTACGTAAGAGAGTTTTGTAGGGAAGTGGGAGTAGAGAGAGAAGTTCTGAAGGTTTGGATTCACAACAATAAGTACTTTGCCAACGGGAGGAATAGAAACACAACGTCCTCTATGTTTCAAAAGTTATAG
- the LOC106419771 gene encoding fasciclin-like arabinogalactan protein 12, with protein MEHSPFFLLLSTVLLLLTASPLAQSQPAAAPAPPGPTNVTKILEKAGQFTVFIRLLKSTGVANQLYGQLNNSDNGITIFAPSDSSFSSLKAGTLNSLSDEQQVELVQFHVIPSYVSSSNFQTISNPLRTQAGDSAEGHFPLNITTSGNTVNITSGVTNTTVSGSVYSDGQLAVYQVDKVLLPQQVFDPRPPAPAPAPTVAKSKKKKEDGDSPDDDSPADASLALREVGSVRSAVLVCVISISLAWFYL; from the coding sequence ATGGAGCATTCTCCCTTCTTTCTCCTCCTCTCCACCGTTCTCCTCCTCCTCACAGCATCTCCTCTGGCCCAATCTCAGCCAGCCGCCGCTCCGGCTCCACCAGGACCCACAAACGTCACCAAAATCCTTGAAAAGGCAGGCCAATTCACAGTCTTCATCCGCCTACTCAAATCAACCGGCGTTGCTAACCAACTATACGGCCAGCTCAACAACTCCGACAACGGAATCACTATCTTCGCACCGAGCGACTCCTCCTTCTCCAGCCTCAAAGCCGGAACCCTAAACTCCTTATCCGACGAGCAACAAGTAGAGCTAGTTCAGTTTCATGTCATACCAAGTTACGTCTCTTCCTCAAACTTCCAAACCATCAGTAACCCTCTCCGGACCCAGGCCGGTGACTCCGCGGAAGGACATTTCCCTCTCAACATCACGACCAGTGGCAACACCGTAAATATCACCTCCGGTGTAACCAACACCACCGTCTCTGGCAGTGTCTACAGCGATGGACAGCTCGCTGTTTATCAGGTTGATAAGGTTTTGCTTCCTCAACAAGTTTTCGACCCTCGTCCCCCTGCGCCGGCTCCGGCTCCTACGGTAGCGaagtcgaagaagaagaaggaggatgGTGATAGTCCCGATGATGATTCTCCGGCGGACGCGTCGTTGGCTTTGCGTGAAGTTGGTTCTGTTCGTAGTGCCGTGTTGGTTTGCGTTATTAGTATATCGCTTGCATGGTTTTATTTGTGA
- the LOC111211739 gene encoding putative defensin-like protein 274, with the protein MASSRFQLVALLVIFSLVITAQSNLTEKEEMDGPCRLRGTCDEDSDCDTHCHRSTDAVKMDGHCLFDRPTPVCCCLFD; encoded by the exons atggcctCATCAAGATTTCAACTTGTTGCCCTTCTTGTCATCTTCTCTCTCGTTATTACTGCCCAATCTAATTTAACAG AAAAGGAAGAAATGGACGGACCATGCCGCTTGAGAGGAACATGCGATGAGGACAGCGACTGCGACACCCATTGCCACCGAAGCACCGACGCTGTAAAAATGGACGGCCACTGTCTCTTCGACAGACCCACCCCCGTATGCTGTTGCCTCTTTGATTAA
- the LOC106419721 gene encoding elongation factor 1-alpha 1, whose product MGKEKFHINIVVIGHVDSGKSTTTGHLIYKLGGIDKRVIERFEKEAAEMNKRSFKYAWVLDKLKAERERGITIDIALWKFETTKYYCTVIDAPGHRDFIKNMITGTSQADCAVLIIDSTTGGFEAGISKDGQTREHALLAFTLGVKQMICCCNKMDATTPKYSKARYDEIIKEVSSYLKKVGYNPDKIPFVPISGFEGDNMIERSTNLDWYKGPTLLEALDQINEPKRPSDKPLRLPLQDVYKIGGIGTVPVGRVETGMLKPGMVVTFAPSGLTTEVKSVEMHHESLVEALPGDNVGFNVKNVAVKDLKRGYVASNSKDDPAKGAANFTSQVIIMNHPGQIGNGYAPVLDCHTSHIAVKFSEILTKIDRRSGKEIEKEPKFLKNGDAGMVKMTPTKPMVVETFSEYPPLGRFAVRDMRQTVAVGVIKSVDKKDPTGAKVTKAAVKKGAK is encoded by the exons ATGGGTAAAGAGAAGTTTCACATCAACATTGTGGTCATCGGCCATGTCGACTCTGGAAAATCGACCACCACTGGTCACTTGATCTACAAGCTCGGTGGTATTGACAAGCGTGTCATCGAGAGGTTCGAGAAGGAGGCTGCTGAGATGAACAAGAGGTCCTTCAAGTACGCCTGGGTCTTGGACAAACTTAAGGCCGAGCGTGAGCGTGGTATCACCATTGATATCGCTCTCTGGAAGTTCGAGACCACCAAGTACTACTGCACGGTCATTGACGCTCCTGGACATCGTGATTTCATCAAGAACATGATTACTGGTACCTCCCAGGCTGATTGTGCTGTTTTGATCATTGACTCTACCACTGGTGGTTTCGAGGCTGGTATCTCCAAGGATGGTCAGACCCGTGAGCATGCTCTTCTTGCTTTCACCCTTGGTGTCAAGCAGATGATTTGCTGCTGTAACAAG ATGGATGCTACTACCCCTAAGTACTCCAAGGCTAGGTACGATGAGATCATCAAGGAGGTGTCTTCCTACTTGAAGAAGGTTGGGTACAACCCTGACAAAATCCCATTCGTTCCAATCTCTGGGTTCGAGGGTGACAACATGATTGAGAGGTCCACCAACCTTGACTGGTACAAGGGACCAACTCTCCTTGAGGCTCTTGACCAGATCAACGAGCCAAAGAGGCCCTCAGACAAGCCCCTCCGTCTCCCACTTCAGGATGTCTACAAGATCGGTGGTATTGGAACGGTGCCAGTGGGACGTGTTGAGACCGGTATGCTCAAGCCCGGTATGGTTGTGACCTTCGCTCCTTCAGGGTTGACCACTGAGGTTAAGTCCGTTGAGATGCACCACGAGTCTCTTGTGGAGGCGCTTCCAGGTGACAACGTTGGGTTCAATGTTAAGAATGTTGCTGTCAAGGATCTTAAGAGAGGGTATGTTGCATCCAACTCCAAGGATGACCCTGCCAAGGGTGCTGCCAACTTCACCTCCCAGGTCATCATCATGAACCACCCTGGTCAGATCGGTAACGGATACGCCCCGGTTCTTGATTGTCACACATCCCACATTGCAGTCAAGTTCTCTGAGATCCTCACCAAGATTGACAGGCGATCTGGAAAGGAGATTGAGAAGGAGCCCAAGTTCTTGAAGAATGGTGATGCTGGTATGGTTAAGATGACTCCAACCAAGCCCATGGTTGTTGAGACTTTCTCTGAGTACCCACCATTGGGTCGTTTCGCTGTTAGGGACATGAGGCAGACGGTGGCTGTTGGTGTTATCAAGAGCGTTGACAAGAAGGACCCAACCGGTGCTAAGGTCACCAAGGCTGCAGTCAAGAAGGGAGCCAAATGA
- the LOC106419724 gene encoding protein transport protein Sec61 subunit beta codes for MARGSSQSQQSTSTASSTARPGLAAPRGSAAATAGMRRRRLGGGGGASSGGGSVAGSGSSNMLRFYTDEAPGLKISPTVVLIMSLCFIGFVTALHVFGKLYLHKSGSKA; via the coding sequence ATGGCGAGAGGCTCTTCCCAGTCCCAACAATCAACCTCCACCGCTTCATCAACCGCCAGGCCCGGTCTGGCCGCTCCCCGTGGATCCGCCGCCGCTACGGCCGGCATGCGTCGTCGCAGGCTCGGTGGCGGTGGAGGCGCGTCATCAGGGGGCGGATCCGTCGCTGGATCAGGATCGAGCAACATGCTGAGATTCTACACAGATGAAGCTCCTGGTTTGAAGATTTCACCTACCGTCGTCCTCATCATGAGTCTCTGCTTCATCGGCTTTGTCACCGCTCTTCACGTCTTCGGAAAACTCTACCTCCACAAGTCCGGATCCAAAGCttag
- the LOC106419677 gene encoding DNA-directed RNA polymerase III subunit RPC10-like yields the protein MEFCPTCGNLLRYGQSQFFCSTCPYIARIERQVEIKKKQLLVKKSIDPVVKKDDIPKGPETEAPCPRCGHDKAYFKTMQIRSADEPESRFYRCVKCEQTWREE from the exons ATGGAGTTCTGTCCAACATGTGGGAACTTGCTGCGTTACGGTCAATCACAGTTCTTCTGCTCGACATGTCCTTACATCGCCCGCATAGAAAGACAG GTTGAGATAAAGAAGAAGCAATTGCTGGTTAAGAAATCCATTGACCCAGTTGTGAAGAAAGATGATATACCAAAAGGACCTGAAACTGAAG CACCTTGTCCAAGATGCGGACACGACAAGGCATACTTCAAAACAATGCAGATTCGTTCAGCGGATGAGCCAGAATCGAGATTTTATAGATGCGTCAAATGCGAGCAAACTTGGCGCGAAGAATGA
- the LOC106419769 gene encoding uncharacterized protein LOC106419769, producing the protein MMKISFIIIVLLTVGIVSGKISTKKVSPAPSPSPYSYAPQSETRMSPSPSPSASPTTMPPGYIHGPPSLSPEESDLKYKDGSGTERESSSGGGKKAGIAVGAIAAASMVGVAGYVLKKRRENIRRSRYEYAATEIF; encoded by the coding sequence ATGATGAAGATCAGTTTCATAATCATAGTTCTGTTAACGGTAGGAATAGTATCCGGTAAGATATCAACTAAAAAAGTTTCACCAGCTCCATCTCCATCTCCGTATTCGTATGCACCTCAATCAGAAACCAGAATGTCTCCATCTCCTTCACCATCGGCCTCTCCAACAACGATGCCTCCCGGTTACATTCACGGGCCACCGTCTCTGTCACCGGAAGAAAGTGATCTCAAATACAAAGACGGTAGTGGAACAGAGAGGGAAAGTTCCTCAGGAGGCGGAAAGAAGGCTGGAATTGCGGTTGGAGCGATTGCAGCAGCGAGTATGGTTGGCGTCGCAGGGTACGTGTTGAAGAAACGGCGAGAGAACATTCGTCGATCACGATATGAATACGCCGCCACTGAGATCTTCTGA
- the LOC106419551 gene encoding adenylate kinase isoenzyme 6 homolog: protein MAGANSGTRRQKPNILITGTPGTGKSTTASALAEATSFKHICVGDLVKDKNLHDGWDDQFESHVINEDLVVDELEDVMEGGGNIVDYHGCDFFPERWFDLVVVLQTENSILYDRLTRRGYSGTKLSNNIECEIFQVMLEEASDSYEEEIVTAMQSDTIEDINDNVASLTEWIESWKP, encoded by the exons ATGGCGGGAGCTAACAGTGGAACAAGGCGACAAAAGCCGAACATACTGATCACGGGAACTCCCGGCACCGGTAAATCGACGACTGCTTCTGCTCTGGCCGAAGCCACGAGCTTCAAGCATATCTGCGTCGGAGATCTCGTCAAAGACAAGAACTTGCACGACGGCTGGGACGATCAGTTCGAGTCCCACGTCATCAACGAAGACTTG GTGGTTGATGAGCTTGAAGATGTAATGGAAGGAGGAGGGAACATTGTGGACTACCACGGCTGTGACTTCTTCCCTGAGCGGTGGTTTGATCTTGTTGTGGTGCTTCAGACTGAGAACTCCATCTTGTATGACCGTTTAACGAGGAGGGGCTATTCGGGGACCAAGCTTAGTAACAACATTGAATGCGAGATCTTCCAAGTCATGCTTGAAGAAGCAAGTGATAGTTACGAAGAGGAGATTGTCACCGCGATGCAGAGTGACACCATCGAAGATATCAATGACAATGTGGCGAGCTTGACGGAATGGATTGAATCATGGAAGCCCTGA